Within Limanda limanda chromosome 1, fLimLim1.1, whole genome shotgun sequence, the genomic segment CCTCTCCATCAGCTGTAACTGATTCTAAGCCTAGGAGTTTCTGCAGTTTCAGTGTAAAACAATTTGACGATTTCATAaatatgttcccacagccctatgttcccacatttctaaggatttatttttcacaattttgaaaattaggccctatgttcccacagacctttgttcccagatttattttgaaaaattagtcccgatgttcccacagccctatgttcccacatttctagatttttctgaaaattagggttagggttaggggtgttgagctcaagagagtttagggttagggttcaccagctacggaatggtgaacccttaactaccaggcaggggtagaaatgtgggaactgtagggacatagggcctaattttgtaatgaatattagaaatgtgggaacatagggctgtgggaacatagggctgttggaatagggctgtgggaacattgggctgtgggaacataggcacgCTCCCCACCAGTCAATATAGTGGAGGCATTTCCACTAAACAGACAGTGCATCTTTGCACAGCCTGCACCTTGGCTATTGTCTGCTGTGATAGACCCTGGCCTCTATGGATCTTGTGCTTCGGGCCTGTTCTTGTGCTGCCACGATAAGTGCTTCTGTGCTGTCTGTCAGACCAGCCTTTTCCAGCCACTGGTAGGTCCTCTTGATATCAGCCACTTCCTCTATTTGTCTGTGGCTTGTCCTTACAtgatttttcctcttcctcctcctccttatcatCATTGGGTTTCTACTGTCTAAGCAAGGTATTCACTTAGCTCATCACTTGGGGCCATCTTCCTGATGTAGTCCTGGATTTCCGTTGCCTCATCCTGGACGGTGGCTTTGATActcaatatatataataaaatatccCTGCTTTTGCTCAATGTACAGACTCAGGTTCTTgccttatataaatatatatatatatatatattttttttttagtatgtATATATGAACAAATTTCTATCCTTGTTTCTTTGATGCCCTACCCCCATCTCCTGCCTCTTGACAGGCAGCACAAGAGACCACTGTGCTTTGTACCACTGCAGACTTATTAGTGGAGAGCTTATGACTATTCCCAGAAACACTCTGCTCCTCCTAGTTTTGTTCAAAACGCCTCCATGAATATGTGCCTGATGTACACCGTGTTGCCAGATCTTCTAGATTGCAAACATCTGAAACCTTGAAACACATAAAGGTAGCAAATTAAGTCGTCTAAAGAGTGTTGCtttaatatcttttttaaaataagatgCACATGCAATGGTTTGCTCTAGCTATGCTTGTAGTTTAGGAAAGTAAAACAAAGAAGTGGGAGTCCAGGGTGACCATGCTTTAAGTGAAGAACATGGAGGAAAGATGATTGGATGTTTCAGTCAGTCCTACCTGAATAAACCATGAGGTACCTGAAGTGTGTTTCTAGTGTCTTTATCTCTCTGCAGTCTGACTGGGCACTAGCTATCTGGATAACAAGAGCCGGGGTCAGGAGGTCGATATTCCACCTGACAATTATTTCGTTTTTGCACATCAAATGCAATGCTCAACAATGACCAGCAGATGTCATTGGTAACACAGTCTTGGTTCAGAGGAACTGTTACAACGCTGGTTATAAATGTACTGTCTACGCAGTTTTAATGTctatgaaatgtttaaattctacatttgtatatatataagtgaTTTAATAGGTTAGTGACAAAGCAACTtcattagtattattattgttgttgtaataacAGGTGCCCAGTTGCTGAAGGAGAACTACACTGTCTTCCCTGAAATGTGCGGATTTTTGTGAAGTTTTATGACCATACTTTACCTTGGAAAATTCATATTATAGTATTTCCATAATGAGTACAGTGATTCTTTCATGgtttcatcccaaatgtccaGATAATTGTCAGCAGGTCAAACACATACCATGTAAAGATAGAATAGTTGCTCAGTAGTTAAAATATAACTACAGTAAAAGCAGTTTTTAAGATTTTGCATACCTGCACACATTTGTATATAAAGTGCTAGTTCATTATGTTGTGTATGTTGGACTTGTATGTTGGAGGCTATGATCAAAACAATAATGGCCACGCAAATACAGTATCACATAGCCATAACTTTTCTTGGTTAAAGCACGTTTGTAAAACAGCAAAAGTTTTGAAGAAATCCTAATAATAATTAAACTTAACTTTACTTAACGATGGGGGTGTAATGATAAACATCACATAACTGATCACACATTCAGATACACACGTGCATACATACAAAATGTGGTATTTTATAGCAAAGTTTGATATTTTTCAAGACCCAAACATTGTAGCACCcttttgactttgtttttaacaatTTGAATTAAACTAGTGCAGAACTAAACATGCCTGTTCAGAAAGGGCACATTTCATGCTTGTCTGATTACTAGGTAGATCTATTATGGTCTACATCTGAAAgtttatataaagtatttatggGTTATATCTCCAAGTTTAAATACAGCCTATATGGTTTATATCTGCaagtttatatacagtatatggtcTTTATCTAAGGTTGTGTACAGACTATAAGGTCTATATCTACAGCAGAGCAGGTTTGTCTTAGTTCACTGCAGTTGACTTTCAATAAAGTTCCGAAGGGAAAAAGTGAATGGCTTAGACCTCAACCAATCCGACAACACTTTGCTGCTGCTTGGCAACCACCGACCAATAGGAGGCTAGTCTGAAGGCGGGGGATAAACGGATTTGTAGTGTTGTGCTCTCCGTCGTGTTCAGCGGCAGCAACGTTTGATTTGAACATTTCAAACATCTTCCAGCTCAGGGATCATGAGTTTGTCTCTCAGGTAAACAGCCTGTCTGCCGTGCTCTGTCTTCATTCCTCCACCACGGATCACTTTAATGCGCCAACAAGTCTCCCTACTCTGTGTTAGCTAGCGTTAGCACGTCTGGCTGTTCGAAAACTGTTCCGTGAAACGAGCTGCTGTTGTTTACTTATGTTCACCAAGTCCCACTGTGGTGAGTCTCCTGGCTGCTGTTAAACTCCGTGGTTCCATCTCAAGAAGCTGTTACAGTAAATGCTCTGCACGGATTTCTGCTGCAGTCCTTGTAAACCATTTCTCGTTTTGTATTGGGTTCTTTACACTGATTGCTAAAGGAACCTCAGTTAATGGTTTGAAGTGACCCGACTTTTCCAGCATTTTCCCTATAATTTCGTTATTTATCTATAAGACGAAAAGATGGTTGGTTACCTGTGTGACCCGGGGACACAGATGAGAATTAGTGTTTTTTGGTCTAGAGCTGTTTTGATGGGGTTATGATGGTTGAATTATAAGTATAACTCCAGTCTGTCTCACAGAATATGTACTTTACTATACTGCACTTTAACactgaacatttatatttttagaacTGACCTTGCTGCAGATAAAGCCAAACGTCGGAAGAGGAGAGAGCTCACCGAAGACCAGAAACATGAAATCAAAGAAGCGTTCGAGTTGTTTGACAccgacaaagacaaagaaatcgATTACCACGAACTGAAGGTTAGCAGCCAAGGACCGCTGGTTATTTTATAGACGACAGAGATCTGCTTTACTAACTCTTGAGAGTGATACATTCAGATTCACGGAGTGACATTAAATGTCAACCCTGTATATCAGTGTATTCgaaaaaataaactttgaacTCAATATTGGCTCAAACTAATCAGGATTAATTTCCCTAAAAAACAAGTAATGAAACCAAATCACAGTACACATGTAATTCGTTTTACCAAACACCAGACAATCATGAATAATGCTTATAAAATGATTTATCACATTCAGAGGTTAAGATGCGTTTTAAGTATCTCTTTACTAAAATAGAAAAAGATCATCTAAAGCCAATTCGTTCTCACGTCTCTggatcatcatcataatcatcatcatcatcatcatcatataaaTAGAATAGATTTGAATGGGGCCTTTATGGCTCATGTTAGCTCAATCCACCTGCAGGATGTTTTAGAATATGTGGTAACCAGTGTTGGtcaagttacttctaaaaagtaattagttacagttacaaattacttctcctaaaaagtaattgagttagtaactcagttaccacattgttagagtaattagttactcagcaaagtaactgtggcgttatttttcatgttttataacgctgttacgttctgtaacatctttaacgtcaaagatgtttatattaactgattgaagaataaaaacactatatacagtattttagaacatttggtatttatttgaactcaatagattgcagcctgccatatgatgcatagaattaaaacatataaaaataaatattgaaaataaaattcaagtgcaaatgtaaacttgggtaaaaagaaacaaaggaaaatctggccattaagtagtgtgagaagtagtgccggtacttccagttattgaacgctacttttgaatttccctggctcgtcgccattgtcgctgtcttgagctgtagtcagagcgtgcagtgagacagctctctccacgcagctggggtgtaatattgtaacggatcgagagacaccccccccccccccccccaccagagtgTTGTTTGACAGCCGTCGCCGGATGATGACGTAGCGAGCGACGTCAAGCCTATTcattggtggagaaggagtcgCAAGGGACAGGAGAAAGCGGAAGTGCGGAGGAAGCCGGCAAACAGCGTCGGGGACTGCGGAGTCGCTGCCGGTTGAGATCGCCGACTGAccgcttcattcaaccaaattgtagtaacgcgccactttacattatcaataacgataacggcgttgtaacgatgacaaaagtaattaattagattactccgttactgaaaaagaactccgttagtaacgccgttatacttaaacgccgttactcccaacactggtgGTAACCCTCCTGTTTCTCCCACCAGACGGCAGTTTAGATAGTCAGAGCTGAGGTTAGTAATACGTTGGTCAACCCTGTAGCTCCCAGGGTCACACCAGTGTCATTTTGTTTAAGTAATATTATAATCAAATATTGCTGCTTTTGTCGAGAAATATGGTAAAACTGCCTCAAAACTTTGACTGCCTTAGATTGTATAAAACCTAACTTAAAGTTATTCATTGGCTGTACATAGCGAAAGTTTAGGGCTCTTGAGATCTGTTTAGATTCTTCTCCAACACACAATGTTGGTTTGAGAAATTTTGCGAATGCTCAGCCTAGCTAAGAAACATTGAGTCATGGATAAAGGGGTTGTAAATGTATCCATTGTGCTTAATTAATGAATTAAGAAATGTTCTAATACTTAGGTTTTGCCACATAATGTTTATGACAATTCCTAACAGGTGGCAATGCGTGCACTCGGCTTCGAGGTGAAGAAGGTGGACGTTCTGAAGATTCTTAAAGACTATGACAGGGAGGGAAACGGAAAAATAACCTTTGAGGATTTCAATGAAGTAGGTAAGTTGGCTTTCACCTCAAATGGAACtctacagacagacacagtagAAAGGGAGTGAGATGAATCATGACCCGCAGTTTGAACACATGTCTCTGTGCTTCAGTAAACCCTGAACACCTCTTTTCACAGTGACTGATCGCATCCTGGAGCGAGACCCAAAGGAGGAGATTGTGAAAGCCTTCAAGTTATTTGATGATGACGAATCAGGAAAGATCAATCTGAGAAACCTGAGGCGTGTGGCAAGAGAACTCGGGGAGAACATCAGTGATGAGGAGCTGCGCAGCATGATTGATGAGTTTGACACAGACGGAGATGGAGAGAGTAAGCGACTGCGACTGTTTTCACTAAAAGAAACCAACACATAAAATATATGGGGAGCCTTTAGCCATtctcaaacacactgtattgaATTATAATTAAGTGAGGTAGATACGTGGACAGGCAGCAACATGTCTGTTAAATTCTAGAAGCAGAAAGATGTGATAGGTCCTTTctgaaaacagatttatttttgccCCGTTTACCAGTAAAAAGACTCAAAGCTCAAGCATATTTCCAGCCAAAATCAGGCTAAGTGGTGCAGACAGTACAAATGATACAGATGTGATTCTTTACTGTTTGAGGATGGTGACTTATCAATGACTGGGTGTAACAGCAGCAGTTCACCACACCACAGCCTCAACAGCAGCTTCTCAAAATACAACCACACTTATTTgctttaataaaacaaacaggttgTCATGCCTGCTATTCAGACAGATTCaagcttttacatttttccacCTCTAAAATCTAATACAGACCAATATCAACACAGATTTAAAGTCAATTCACAGTTGAttctcctgcagagagaaggCGAGTCATCTGTAGATGTGCCACACCCCAGATCGCCAGTAGGGGGCCGACACACAGCACCAAGTCATTAAACCAATAAATTGCTATGTGGCGGTTATACTTGTTGGAGCTATAATGTGCATACAGCTCTTCCTGCTGAAAACATTAACAAACATTGATCTCTTTGTTCATCATTGTTATCCACATTTAATGTCATATTACatttgattttacattttgatttgagaggaattgttttgtattgtgtATTATGTGTAATGTGCGGACCATGGGCTCAAATGAGGCTGAGTACGATTCTGAGCCTGTAAACTGGTGCTGCTTGTCCTTTGATATGACAGTGGAGCTGGAACAATAAccaattaattgattaattaattaatttgttcacCTGAAAGCAAACTCAACATCTCAAGGTTTAGTGTGTTGGTCAGACTGAATACGGCAATCTTTTAGACCTACttagttttcactgttttattcTCACTTATGTGCAGGTTAACTGTCAAGGCAATCTCTGACTCTTCCTTGGAATTTCTTCTCACTGAGTATTAATGTGCAAAGtcattttcttctctctctgtctttgtgtcatCCAGTAAACCAGGAGGAGTTTCTGTCCATCATGACTGGAGACTCCTGATGAGGAGACTGTGTCTGAAGCTGTCAGATGTAAGCTGGGGGCATTCTGTTGGACTGGTTTTCCAATCCGAGTGAAACTCAAATGTTTTTGACTTTTACATGTGGTGTAACTTCACCTCCAAAGTTTGGATCAAAGGccgaacctttttttttatggatTTGATTCATTACATTCAGAAACGGATGTGCTGTGTATTCTGTAACATAGGTTTCATACTGTAGCTGACCATTTCTGACTGGTTGTATGTGCAGTTTTCATAGCAAATATATTTGAATGtgctatttattttgtataaaataaaatggtttGGCCAGCAAGTCTGTTTCCTTTATCTatgattttcagtttgtttccaaCAACTACTACTCTCCTCAATATTTAAGTAGTTGGGCGGCAAGTCCAAAACACAAGACCCAATAACACAGTGTATTAATGTATTAATAAACGTTTGAAAGTCATCTTAGTCACTTTATTCAGTTCACACATCCACTTAATCCCATACTACTTTAATCTAAGGACATTTATAGCCAGGAAGAGGCCTGGACAGAGGTGTGTGTAGCTTAGGgatgggggcgggggggaatcgattcagttacgaatcgcgattcttgtgaattttaaatcgccatgctgcctcccaaatcgatttatcaatctttcattttttttaatttaattttttttttttttcaaacatatttGTTGGCTTTATACGGGGaaggatatatggggggaggaGCAACCTCAGCCCCGAttatgttgaccagctcttgtttttgcaaaGAATCttaacatacccaagcactagctttgcatagcctacatgcaaacaacagtgaagcatagcctactttttgtttatttcaaagtttatatttaaagtaaacttttattcattctatttaattcaccttttattttttgtttaaaataagcctttgtggcatacatttcttaatctgtcagtttatgtgcagttgacaggagctatacaataatagggcacatttttatttattttctctattggctgcccggcagtcattaagttaattttaatatttgaaataaaacttgtaaagctctaagtgaatttgactgtcttgtatttgaaggtatgattcaactgttttccatggtccagtatttaaaaaaaaaaatcgtaatatcgaatcgcaatacttacagaatcgcaatacatatcgtatcgccacctaagtatcgtgatagtatcgtatcagGAGGTCACTGCCGATTCCCGTCGCTAGCGTAGCTACTCTTACTGTGAACGAGGGAGCTTTAATTATCTTCAAATGACAATCAATAGCCTGCAGCCACAACAATGAAGATCTGACCTGAACAATAGAGACTTGGCTTCTCACATGTATGATCAGAGGTAGCTGGACCTGGGTGTATCAGTTCAGTCTTatcagaaaatgtttatttgtaaCTCCACATATCAAAAGCCATGGAAAGATTGTGACACAATGTTCCCCCTTTCATGTCTTCATATGAATTCTACATTAAATTATATCTtatgtagtttttttgtgtctctgtggtggtTTTAGTCTctgtgattgtttgttttgtgtctctggttgttttgtgtgtgattgGAGTGtcactgtgattgttttatgtCTGCGATTATTTTGTGTCACTCTGTGGctgttttgtgtcattttttattgatgtgtcactttgttttgtctctttgttgttgttttaatctctttgtggttgttaagtgtcactttgtggttgttttgtgtctttttgtgcttgtgttgtgtctttttgtgcttgttatgtgtctttttgtggttgttttatgTCCCTTTGTGGTTGTCTTGTGTCCCTGGTCCTTTTTGATTTTGTCCTAAGGAAGATGAATGTATGTGTCAAGACTGAGTTTCATTTAGTCTCAGGACGACTTTCTATGTTTTGTCCAGGTTTCCACGGTTGCCTGCAGAATTGACTTCAATTGAAACAGCCTTTGAGCTATTCCTTAATTGACCACCAGAGAGAGCCAGTCATTCATTGAAGCTCAACACTGAACAGCTCATTGGAGTGTCAGCTTCAGTACTACATGCTGTATATTTGGCTCTTTTCAGGCACCGTCATGTaatttacactcacacaaatcACAGCGGGTTAGACactttgtaaatatttgtacTTAAGTTCCCATAGCCCGGGTTGACTCACCGAAGGGAAGAGCAGCTGTGCATCGAATTAATATGTACTGTTACATTCAaaacattcacaacagcaaccgATGTGACAACATGAAACGATAAAAGAGATACTTGACTAGCTGATGTTTGAAACCATAATGGACCCAAAGCCCAACAGTATACATGAGAGCAACACTGAGAAATCCCATGTGGCGATGATGTATGTGTTGAAATAATTGACTGACCACAAACCCCTTTAGGCGGATCCTGCTGCGCTCCCTGTCATTTGTCTCCCCACAGACCTTTACATATTGATTTAGATGAAGGCCTCTGGTCGCAAGTTggtaaaacatgaaaaacattggCCAGCCTCACTTTTGATCTTTCTCAGCCCCCGTCTGCTGCTCAGATGATTAAGAGGACTGTGGTTTTCTAACCCAATTTGCTTTGGTAATAACTTGAGCCAATCACACAATGACAGAGTAGAGGACTCAGTGGTTTTTCTCCTGTGTAATAGAGTTTTGAAGTTTCTCAAGGAGACAAATGAAAGTTAAGCAGTAATAAAAGGctgagaaacacactcacacacacactgcagggatTGTGTTACTGAGTATGTGCACTCAGACTGAAGGTCAGCACCGATGTTGATTATCACAACCTGCATCTGGCCATCACTACAGCGACAGACATCATGGCTTGCCCTTGCACTGGCACATGCTCAGCTGTTGGTCCCGGCCTGGACCAGCGCAACACAAGCTCCAGAAATAAACCAACCCAGTTCCTCCCCAGTTACAGCCTCAAAGTCGCCCCCATGTGGTTTTCACTATATGACTGCATACAGACACACTCTGAATTGCTGCTAATCATCGTGTGTTGATGATATTTCTAAAAATACACCAGTCTGGCGAAGCTCGCCAGGGTCTGATTGCTCTCTGGTCAGGGGTAATAGCAGAGGTTAGCTAGGCTCCACATTTAGATGGGTTAATACGATGAGAGCACATTTACTGATGTTTTCTAAACTGGTGTAGATTTGACTGTTTACTATTCCTCACAACTCCAACTGAGACATTCGGTGCAGGCAAGACTGTGAAACAACATCCTATTAATAAATGTCCTGCAGCTGCCAGGAGAAAAGCAAAATGGCTTCACAGCGCCACAGTTACAGCCAGACTCTgacttttgtgttttgtctgatCGTGATGAATTATTCCTGCCGAACTATAGAAACTAAGATAGAGTGGTGGAGGAAGAATTCAGATCCCATATTAAAAACAACCATAAGTAAATTCAATATATGTAGGTATTATCAGGAAAATGTACttcaagtatcaaaagtaaaagtactcaatGCAAAGACAATTGGACCCTAAAGTCACTGATGCTATTCCTTATGTATTAATGTCCAGGCAACGTTGAGGTGGTAGTTTTTGACTCTTTAGGTGGGACTGAAACTAATCTTAATTTTCCTTCTGAGAAACATTGACAAACACCCATCACCAAGTGGCCTCTTCCCATGTTTGGTTTCGTCAGACCAACAGTCCAAACTGAACTGTAATTCATGACATGCATCAAAACGTCAccttgttgcagctgaacacctgAGACGTTTGATATTTTCACGTGAAATATTACTTCAACGATTATCACTTATCCAAACAGTCACTAACTAGTTTTCTGTTAATAGACTGATTAACAAATAGTTTAAACTCAAATTATATATGCTGTTGGatagttcattcattttcaagtTGCCATTAATGAAGgttctttattttgtgtgtaagAGCTTGATATGTAGAGtactattttcttttcctgccACTTTATGGTTTTGCTTCGCCACATTACAGATGGAACGACATTTATTTGATAGCTGGTTCAGAATTTAGAtccaaaatacaacaaataacatttaactttaaatgaaaaagGAAGTTGGAAAAATATACTAAAACGATGGTTTAATAAATAGGTGACAAGTTTATACCTTAagatctttgttttctttttcatgcaaATGTTAATGTTTCCATTGATGACAAGCTTGAAAGTCTTTTTAGCCACTGACTATAGAATATTTCCTGTACAGACTTATTCTATATCATTAAGTCAAAGATCCAAGAGCTTCTTCCATCTCTGGTTTGCATGAATCGAATAACAGTTTTacgtgttttcatgtttgcacagtgGGCGCCTCCCAAGTGTCTGATGTCCAGAGTCATTCAGCTCTTGTACCCACCTGTCAGTCATTAGGTGAGCTATGCCGGCCATGTGACAACACTTAACCTCTGACCCTTACTGAGACAAGGGAACATGGGAGCATGGGTAGGGTAGAGGGGTGAGggggtgctgctgctgtacCGTTTAGGTTTGATAGATCTGGGACAGTAAGTTTAGCATTAACCTGCACTTCTATCTATGACTGGCTGGTTTGATTCCTGTCTGCTCAGGTTCTGTAGATGACGAGAAACGAGTTTCAGGTGATTCTCCGTGTTTACGACACGCGTCAGCTGCACACGTGACACCAGTGTCCAGGTGAGGGCCGTGACCTTTGACTCTTCCCTAAAGAGTGACCTCAACCTGCATGGCGACCATGAATGGAGCCTCATTGTAAAATGACTGGCATCTTAAGCATctcattatgtttttttacatgtGAAATTTATTTGATTctaaatattcatgttgattCATCATTAAAGCTAAATTTTGTGTCTCTTATGCTATAATCGATGAACTAGTGAAGGATTTATGACGAAGCAATTGACATAAAATACTCTCCAATATTTTTTACTTAATGTTATGTTCCCTTAAAACagtcctccaccccccccccacaccatcCACCCCCAGCCCCATCCCCCACCACACAATGAATCCATTATCCAAGAAAATACTGATAGAATGTTTTTATAagttaattataaaaaaacaatccatATTGTTTCAGCTTAACCTTaaactcaattttttttttaaattgtagcAATTAGTCAAAGTTCCAGCTTCTTAAAAGTTGacctttttgttgttttaatatgtCTTCTACTGAGCCTAAGGACAATAATCACTCTCTCATTCTCTAACTTCTCTGTTATGGACTTGATAATTACTTTAGTTAATTGACGTAAGATACGCTGATGAAATAATCAACAGTTACAGTGATGCTGTAATGCAACTTGTTACTGAACCAAATTACAAATGGCAAATGATTCTATTAGTCAAAAAgcagcaaaaacaacacattggCACTTATCAGTGAACTTATAACCAAACAATATAGAAAGAGAATCAAATTAATAGTGAAGAAGAAATATTAAAAGATTTTTGTACAATAATGTATGTGCTTTGAAATGTAGGTTGCATACTGTGGGTTAAAATTGTCAACCATCAGCCATCATTACAAGAAGAGTGAATATTAAAATTAGAGAAAGAGACATAAAGGAGAAAATTCAAAGATAAAATTATCATtataaaaaagtgtttattgACTCAATGCTTTAACAACATATCAAACTGTAAAATTCACATTACAGTATGTTACAGTTGTAGATCCAACATTTACAGTAAATGAGCAAATATACTAAAAGTCTGACGAGTTGATCATAAAAATATAACAATGAGGTCACTTTTAAGTGGGGGTGTTCTGTTGAAAGTATGATAGAAGGGGAAGGGGGTGTATAAGCTTTAATAGTATATGCTATTTACCggtattgttttgtttagttCATCCAACAATAATGTCAGATAAACATGActctgttctttgtgtgtgtaaaacaaaaGTGTAGCTGTTTGTGATTATTTCTATGTAACAAATTATTACATGAAGTGCACAGTAGCAGAAATGGTGAACTCTGGAATTCCCTCATGGAGGTGCTGTACGAGGGGAGTAGAAGCAGAAGTGAGGAGGGAATGCCTCGAGACATGCTGTGGATCGCGGACTATGCCCGGCAGTTGGGTGAGGATGGATTAGTTTACACATGCTCATGGCTTTCACAGTAACTTTATCTCTCGGACATCCCAACTTCACCCAGCCTGCACCGCACTGTAGCAGACCTTCCCTCAAGCTCAACGAAACAACAGAACCCTTCCCACAGACTCTGTAGTCTTTGCAATGAAAAAACTGTCTCACTAGAAAGCTTTGAGTCTGAGACTTGTGAGATGGAGTGAAAGCACTGTGAGGCACTGTTTTCACCTTGTAATAGACCATCAGACGAAGAAGAGTCAAAAGAAAAGTGTCGAGCTTGCAGAGAATTTAAAGAGGATGTTTGAGAGACTTTGTGCTTCCAGCAATAACATTTCCAGGATCCCTCTCCGCACACATCTGGTTCTCTTCAGACGGAGCTTATTGCTTCTGTGATTGCTTATTTATGTTGCTCCGACACCTCATCCAACTCCTCCTACACTATCTGCCTACACAGGATGCATACAGGCAACCAcgagcacacactcacacattacatgcacatacacataccTGTAAATACTGGAAGACTGACACCCTGAAGTTACAAGATATTCAGAGTCTAGTCTTCAGATAACTGGGACACATTAGTGTACACTTTTTAGCGTGAGAAAAGTTCAGGATCATCTTTGAGAAGCCATCTTTTCTGCTACCCCAACACAGAACACTTCA encodes:
- the cetn3 gene encoding centrin-3 → MSLSLRTDLAADKAKRRKRRELTEDQKHEIKEAFELFDTDKDKEIDYHELKVAMRALGFEVKKVDVLKILKDYDREGNGKITFEDFNEVVTDRILERDPKEEIVKAFKLFDDDESGKINLRNLRRVARELGENISDEELRSMIDEFDTDGDGEINQEEFLSIMTGDS